The proteins below are encoded in one region of Frankiales bacterium:
- a CDS encoding winged helix-turn-helix domain-containing protein: protein MTAATTSASLSLAEARTLVLHAQGLVPGALPLRPAQAARAGLARRTAAAEATLRHLGAVQLDTVSVLARSHELVQYARLGAVGRQAVESAYWGGGSGAEHPGEATSFEYWSHAASVLPIEEWPLFAFRRRAYKRRGFHWHEEPTRAIGEVRAALASGGPVMTSDIGGAKKGADWWDWSDTKIAVEWLLFLGEVVCVRRVGWRRVYDLAERAVPLRHREPQPGWTDDEGIPGPSDEECVRALLQRSVRVLGVGTVGDVADVHRLASVALPRPYLTSLLDSLVEEGSVSRVQVEGWKGPVYADTALLRAHGHEGLAGRSRTTLLSPFDSLVWHRGRTSRLFGFDYQMELYVPQHKRVHGYFTMPVLHNGRLVARVDPKRTGSTLHARQVTFETGPRGGVPATAVAGTAAALREAASWVGCAEVVVDRVVPHTARLALLDALA, encoded by the coding sequence GTGACCGCCGCCACCACGTCCGCCTCGCTGTCCCTGGCGGAGGCCCGCACCCTCGTGCTGCACGCCCAGGGGCTGGTGCCGGGCGCCCTGCCGCTGCGGCCGGCCCAGGCCGCGCGCGCCGGGCTCGCCCGCCGCACCGCGGCGGCCGAGGCGACCTTGCGGCACCTCGGCGCGGTGCAGCTCGACACCGTGAGCGTGCTCGCGCGCAGCCACGAGCTCGTGCAGTACGCCCGCCTCGGGGCCGTCGGTCGGCAGGCCGTCGAGTCCGCGTACTGGGGCGGTGGCTCCGGGGCCGAGCACCCTGGGGAGGCGACGTCGTTCGAGTACTGGTCGCACGCGGCCAGCGTGCTGCCCATCGAGGAGTGGCCGCTGTTCGCGTTCCGCCGTCGCGCCTACAAGCGCCGAGGGTTCCACTGGCACGAGGAGCCCACCCGCGCGATCGGCGAGGTGCGCGCGGCGCTCGCCTCGGGCGGGCCGGTGATGACCTCGGACATCGGCGGCGCGAAGAAGGGCGCCGACTGGTGGGACTGGTCGGACACGAAGATCGCCGTGGAGTGGCTGCTGTTCCTCGGCGAGGTGGTGTGCGTGCGCCGGGTCGGGTGGCGTCGCGTGTACGACCTGGCGGAGCGGGCCGTTCCGCTGCGGCACCGCGAGCCGCAGCCGGGCTGGACCGACGACGAGGGCATCCCGGGGCCGAGCGACGAGGAGTGCGTGCGCGCCCTCCTGCAGCGCTCGGTGCGGGTGCTCGGCGTCGGGACGGTGGGCGACGTCGCCGACGTGCACCGGCTCGCGTCCGTGGCGCTGCCCCGGCCCTACCTCACCTCCCTCCTCGACTCGCTCGTGGAGGAGGGCTCGGTCAGCCGCGTGCAGGTCGAGGGGTGGAAGGGCCCGGTCTACGCCGACACCGCCCTGCTGCGCGCGCACGGTCACGAGGGCCTCGCCGGCCGCTCGCGCACCACGCTGCTCTCGCCGTTCGACTCGCTCGTGTGGCACCGCGGGCGCACGTCCCGGCTGTTCGGCTTCGACTACCAGATGGAGCTCTACGTGCCCCAGCACAAGCGGGTGCACGGCTACTTCACCATGCCGGTGCTGCACAACGGCCGGCTCGTGGCACGGGTGGACCCCAAGCGCACCGGCTCCACGCTGCACGCGCGGCAGGTCACGTTCGAGACCGGTCCCCGTGGCGGCGTGCCGGCGACGGCGGTGGCCGGCACGGCGGCGGCCCTGCGCGAGGCGGCGTCCTGGGTGGGGTGCGCCGAGGTCGTCGTCGACCGCGTGGTGCCGCACACCGCGCGCCTGGCGCTGCTCGACGCCCTGGCCTGA